A single Oncorhynchus tshawytscha isolate Ot180627B linkage group LG01, Otsh_v2.0, whole genome shotgun sequence DNA region contains:
- the cts12 gene encoding procathepsin L, translating to MKTRQPNFPSVQWASLMGRAVLLSLLLSDPLHVASDSDEEVQEPSEWQTWKRSNGVSYDEKRDDIERKAIWDDNMRVIDENNNSFLRGTKMFTMAMNKYGDLTRHEYKRLQGAMINSKIKKRGKNASARKLRASAQKLGSVTIDYRAMGYVTEVKDQGYCGSCWAFSTTGAIEGQMFKRTGQLVSLSEQNLVDCSKPYGTYGCSGAWMANAYNYVVQNGLQSTDTYPYTSVDTQPCFYDSIQSVASITDYRFIPSGDEQALADAVATIGPITIAVDADHPSFMFYSSGIYEEPSCNPNNLSHAVLLVGYGSEGGQDYWIIKNSWGTAWGEGGYMRMIRKGSNACGIASYALYPIL from the exons ATGAAGACAAGACAGCCCAACTTTCCTTCAG TCCAATGGGCCAGCCTCATGGGGAGAgctgtgctgctctctctcctcctgtctgatCCTCTCCACGTGGCgtcagactcagacgaggaggtGCAAGAGCCATCAGAGTGGCAAACATGGAAGAGGAGCAACGGTGTATCCTACGACGAGAAG CGGGATGACATTGAGAGGAAGGCCATATGGGACGACAACATGAGAGTGATTGATGAGAATAATAACAGTTTTCTCAGAGGGACAAAGATGTTCACCATGGCCATGAATAAATATGGGGACCTG ACAAGGCACGAATACAAGCGTTTGCAAGGTGCCATGATAAATAGCAAAATAAAGAAAAGAGGGAAGAATGCATCAGCTCGAAAGCTCCGTGCCAGTGCTCAGAAGTTAGGGTCTGTTACCATTGACTACAGAGCCATGGGCTATGTCACTGAGGTCAAAGACCAG GGCTATTGTGGCTCCTGCTGGGCCTTTAGCACTACGGGTGCCATCGAGGGACAAATGTTCAAGAGGACAGGTCAACTGGTGTCCTTGAGTGAGCAGAACCTTGTGGACTGCTCCAAGCCCTACGGCACATATGGCTGCAGTGGGGCCTGGATGGCTAATGCCTATAATTATGTGGTTCAGAATGGGCTTCAGTCCACAGACACCTACCCCTACACATCAGTG GACACCCAACCCTGTTTCTACGACAGCATTCAGTCAGTTGCCAGCATCACTGATTACAGGTTCATACCCTCTGGAGATGAGCAGGCCCTGGCTGACGCTGTGGCAACCATTGGCCCAATCACCATCGCTGTGGATGCAGATCACCCAAGCTTCATGTTCTACAGTTCAG GAATATATGAGGAGCCAAGCTGTAACCCCAACAACCTCAGTCATGCGGTGCTGCTGGTTGGCTATGGCTCTGAAGGGGGGCAAGACTATTGGATAATCAAAAACAG CTGGGGTACTGCATGGGGAGAGGGTGGCTACATGCGAATGATCCGAAAGGGCAGTAACGCTTGTGGCATCGCAAGCTACGCTCTGTATCCTATTTTATGA
- the LOC112244774 gene encoding ankyrin repeat domain-containing protein 29 isoform X1: MSFKKETPLANAVFWAARKGNLALLQLLLNSGRVDADCRDSFRTTALMVASYNGHSDCARELIMQGADINLQRETGSTALFFASQQGHNEVVKLLFEFGASTEFQTKDGGTALSAACQYGHSKVVDTLLKNGANVHDQLHDGATPLFLASQEGHVTVIRQLLSSGAKVNHPREDGTAPLWMAAQMGHSEVVKVLLLRGADRDADRKDGSTALFKAAFKGHNSVIEELLKFSPSMGLLRNGSTVLHAAVMGGNHKSVNLLLGANADPTLPNKNNELPADLTKSDRILSALRPQILNGSS; the protein is encoded by the exons ATGTCTTTCAAG AAGGAGACGCCCCTGGCTAATGCTGTGTTTTGGGCAGCTCGAAAGGGGAACTTGGCCCTGCTTCAGTTACTGCTCAACAGTGGCCGTGTGGATGCCGACTGCAGAGACAGT TTTCGCACCACAGCCCTGATGGTGGCGTCCTACAATGGCCACAGTGACTGTGCCAGGGAGCTGATCATGCAGGGAGCTGACATTAACCTGCAGAGAGAG ACAGGCTCCACTGCCCTCTTCTTCGCTTCCCAGCAGGGACACAATGAAGTAGTAAAGCTCCTCTTTGAATTTGGTGCCTCAACTGAATTCCAGACAAAG GACGGTGGCACAGCCCTCTCTGCAGCCTGTCAGTATGGCCACTCTAAGGTGGTAGACACTCTTTTGAAGAATGGAGCCAATGTTCATGACCAGCTGCAT GATGGTGCCACCCCACTCTTCCTTGCTTCCCAGGAGGGTCATGTGACTGTCATACGTCAACTGCTGTCATCTGGAGCCAAAGTTAACCACCCTAGGGAG GATGGCACAGCCCCCCTGTGGATGGCAGCCCAGATGGGACACAGTGAAGTAGTGAAGGTTTTACTTCTGCGTGGGGCAGATCGGGATGCTGACAGAAAA GACGGGTCAACTGCATTATTCAAGGCAGCTTTCAAAGGACACAACAGTGTCATTGAGGAGCTCCTCAAGTTTTCCCCTTCAATGGGCCTTCTCAGG AATGGTTCCACAGTCCTCCATGCTGCTGTCATGGGTGGCAATCATAAAAGTGTAAACCTTCTGCTCGGGGCCAATGCAGACCCCACACTACCCAACAAG AACAATGAACTGCCAGCAGATCTTACAAAGAGTGATCGCATCCTGAGTGCTCTGCGACCACaaatcttaaatggaagtagttgA
- the LOC112244774 gene encoding ankyrin repeat domain-containing protein 29 isoform X2, whose product MVASYNGHSDCARELIMQGADINLQRETGSTALFFASQQGHNEVVKLLFEFGASTEFQTKDGGTALSAACQYGHSKVVDTLLKNGANVHDQLHDGATPLFLASQEGHVTVIRQLLSSGAKVNHPREDGTAPLWMAAQMGHSEVVKVLLLRGADRDADRKDGSTALFKAAFKGHNSVIEELLKFSPSMGLLRNGSTVLHAAVMGGNHKSVNLLLGANADPTLPNKNNELPADLTKSDRILSALRPQILNGSS is encoded by the exons ATGGTGGCGTCCTACAATGGCCACAGTGACTGTGCCAGGGAGCTGATCATGCAGGGAGCTGACATTAACCTGCAGAGAGAG ACAGGCTCCACTGCCCTCTTCTTCGCTTCCCAGCAGGGACACAATGAAGTAGTAAAGCTCCTCTTTGAATTTGGTGCCTCAACTGAATTCCAGACAAAG GACGGTGGCACAGCCCTCTCTGCAGCCTGTCAGTATGGCCACTCTAAGGTGGTAGACACTCTTTTGAAGAATGGAGCCAATGTTCATGACCAGCTGCAT GATGGTGCCACCCCACTCTTCCTTGCTTCCCAGGAGGGTCATGTGACTGTCATACGTCAACTGCTGTCATCTGGAGCCAAAGTTAACCACCCTAGGGAG GATGGCACAGCCCCCCTGTGGATGGCAGCCCAGATGGGACACAGTGAAGTAGTGAAGGTTTTACTTCTGCGTGGGGCAGATCGGGATGCTGACAGAAAA GACGGGTCAACTGCATTATTCAAGGCAGCTTTCAAAGGACACAACAGTGTCATTGAGGAGCTCCTCAAGTTTTCCCCTTCAATGGGCCTTCTCAGG AATGGTTCCACAGTCCTCCATGCTGCTGTCATGGGTGGCAATCATAAAAGTGTAAACCTTCTGCTCGGGGCCAATGCAGACCCCACACTACCCAACAAG AACAATGAACTGCCAGCAGATCTTACAAAGAGTGATCGCATCCTGAGTGCTCTGCGACCACaaatcttaaatggaagtagttgA
- the LOC112244612 gene encoding vacuolar protein sorting-associated protein 4B, translated as MANNNLQKAIDLASKAAEEDKAKNYEEALRLYQHSIQYFLHVVKYEAQGDKAKQSIRAKCAEYLDRAEKLKEYLKKKDKAPPAKPVKESGSDDKGNDSDEGEGDPEKKKFKNQLSGAIVMEKPNIKWNDVAGLEGAKEALKEAVILPIKFPHLFTGKRTPWRGILLFGPPGTGKSYLAKAVATEANNSTFFSISSSDLVSKWLGESEKLVKNLFSLARENRPSIIFIDEIDSLCGSRSENESEAARRIKTEFLVQMQGVGNDNEGVLVLGATNIPWTLDSAIRRRFEKRIYIPLPEGHARSFMFKLHLGSTPNELTESDYVTLGKKTEGYSGADISVIVRDALMQPVRKVQSATHFKRVQGSSWNHPNLVVDDLLTPCSPGDPDAIEMTWMDVNGEKLMEPIVCMADMLRSLHNTKPTVNEQDLDKLKKFTEDFGQEG; from the exons ATGGCTAATAACAATTTACAG AAAGCAATAGATCTTGCAAGCAAGGCTGCAGAAGAGGATAAGGCTAAAAACTACGAGGAAGCTCTCCGGTTGTACCAGCATTCCATTCAATACTTCCTTCATGTTGTTAAAT ATGAGGCCCAGGGAGACAAGGCCAAGCAGAGCATCAGGGCAAAGTGTGCAGAGTACCTGGACCGAGCAGAGAAGCTGAAGGAATACTTGAAGAAGAAGGATAAGGCCCCTCCAGCCAAGCCTGTCAAGGAGTCCGGCTCTGATGACAAAGG GAATGACAGTGATGAAGGTGAAGGTGACCCAGAGAAAAAGAAGTTTAAAAATCAACTCTCAG GGGCCATCGTCATGGAAAAGCCAAACATCAAGTGGAATGATGTAGCTGGGCTTGAGGGTGCAAAGGAGGCCCTTAAAGAAGCTGTCATCTTGCCCATCAAATTCCCTCACCTCTTCACCG GAAAGCGAACTCCATGGAGAGGGATCCTGCTGTTTGGCCCTCCTGGTACAGGGAAGTCTTATCTGGCCAAGGCTGTGGCTACAGAAGCCAACAACTCTACCttcttctctatctcctcctctgacctgGTGTCCAAGTGGCTGGGGGAGAGTGAAAA GTTGGTGAAGAACCTGTTCAGCCTGGCCAGGGAGAACAGGCCCTCCATCATCTTCATCGACGAGATAGACTCTCTGTGTGGCTCCAGGAGTGAGAACGAGAGTGAAGCAGCCCGCCGCATCAAGACTGAGTTCCTGGTCCAGATGCAGG GTGTTGGAAATGACAATGAGGGAGTCCTGGTTCTAGGAGCCACAAACATCCCCTGGACACTGGACTCTGCTATTAGGAGAAG GTTTGAGAAGCGGATCTATATCCCTCTGCCTGAGGGGCACGCCCGCTCCTTCATGTTCAAGCTGCATCTGGGCTCCACCCCCAATGAGCTCACTGAATCAGACTATGTGACCCTGGGTAAGAAGACGGAAGGCTACTCTGGAGCAGACATCAGCGTCATCGTAAGGGACGCCCTCATGCAGCCAGTCAGGAAGGTGCAGTCGGCCACTCACTTCAAACGG GTCCAAGGGTCATCATGGAACCATCCCAACCTCGTGGTAGACGATCTCCTGACCCCATGCTCACCAGGAGATCCAGACGCCATAGAGATGACCTGGATGGATGTTAATGGGGAGAAACTCATGGAGCCCATTGTTTGCATG GCTGATATGCTGAGGTCACTGCACAACACCAAGCCAACTGTGAACGAGCAGGACTTGGACAAACTCAAGAAGTTCACAGAGGACTTTGGTCAGGAAGGCTAA
- the plekhb2 gene encoding pleckstrin homology domain-containing family B member 2 gives MSIVKSGFLHRQSTILRRWKRNWFDLWSDGRLVFYDDQHRRDMEDEIHMRVDCINIRSATACQDLNPPEGRSRDALLQIVCRDGRVISICGDSADDALAWTMALQDARISSVVAPPQIGFAQQIVASAPPPYSEYGPPPPVYVPDAYGGYAPAPPVHGTQIIYSADGQPYAVAYPYQYQGAYPMRNPQGMNQVIVHERQRDDGGDVALSMLAGAATGLALGSLFSVF, from the exons ATGTCGATTGTGAAAAGTGGCTTCCTCCATCGGCAGA GCACTATTCTGCGGCGGTGGAAGAGGAACTGGTTTGATCTGTGGTCTGATGGGCGGCTGGTTTTCTATGATGACCAGCATCGGCGAGATATGGAGGATGAGATCCACATGAGAGTGGACTGCATTAACATTCGCAGTGCAACTGCATGTCAAG ATCTAAACCCTCCAGAGGGCAGAAGTCGAGATGCCCTGCTCCAGATAGTCTGCAGAGATGGACGGGTTATCAGCATTTGTGGAGACAGTGCAGATGATGCACT GGCATGGACCATGGCTCTCCAGGATGCCAGAATCAGCTCT GTGGTCGCTCCTCCTCAGATTGGCTTTGCACAGCAAATTGTTGCTTCTGCCCCTCCTCCATATTCTGAATATGGTCCTCCACCTCCG GTTTATGTTCCGGATGCTTATGGAGGGTATGCCCCAGCTCCTCCTGTCCATGGCACACAGATCATTTACTCAGCTGATGGGCAGCCCTATGCTGTTGCATACCCCTATCAGTACCAAG GAGCATATCCTATGAGGAATCCCCAAGGGATGAATCAGGTTATTGTTCACGAGCGTCAACGTGACGATGGAGGAGACGTGGCTCTCAGCATGCTCGCTGGAGCTGCGACTGGATTGGCTCttggctctctcttctctgtcttctag